In Methanofollis aquaemaris, the genomic window TCCCGCGGGCCGCGGTCCCGAACCCCGGCCTCCTGGACGCGATCCGGTCGGCCGGGGGTGAGGCATGCGAGTACCCCTCCTATCGCCTTATCCCGTCAGGCGAGGCGCTCGACACCGGCCGGGCCGACGCAGTCCTCTTCACCAGCGCCTCCTCGTTCAGGGAGGCGGGGTGGACACGCCGTCCAGGGCAGATCGTCGCCGCCATCGGTCGGGTGACGGCCGCGGCGATGGAGGAAGGGGGTGTCCCCCCCGACGTTGTCGGGGACGGTTCCCTTGCCGGGACGCTTGCGACGCTGAACAAACATGCAGAGGAGAAGAACAACCATGCCTGAACGCCATAGAGTCGCCGGCGTGCCCACCGCCGGACTGGTCGTCGTCGACAAACCGCAGGGGCCGTCCAGCCACCAGGTCTCCGCCTGGGTCGGGGAGATGCTCGGCGTTTCGATCGGGCATGCCGGCACCCTGGACCCGATGGTCTCGGGGGTGCTGGTGATCATGATCGGCCCGGCGGTCAGACTCGCCCCGGTCCTCCTCAAAGAGCGCAAAGAGTATGTCTGTGCCATGCGCCTCCACGGCGACGTGCCCGCTGAGATGGTCGAGGAGATCGCAAAGGAGTTTACCGGCAGGATCTACCAGCGCCCCCCCAGACGGAGTGCGGTGAAGCGGAGCCTGCGGATCAGAAAGATCTACGATCTTGAGATCCTCGATATCGACGGGAGGCTTGTCCTCTTCAGAGTGGTCTGCGACGCGGGGACGTACATCAGGTCGCTCTGCCACCACCTGGGCCAGGCACTCGGGACCGGCGCCCATATGCAGGAACTCCGTCGGACTCGTTCCGGGGTCTTCACCGAAGGGGAAGCACACTCCCTCCATGACCTCAGGGACGCTGTCGAAGCCGCAGAAGAAGGGGACTCCTCGGCACTTGAAGCCTTGATCCTCCCTCCCTCTGCCGGGATCGGCGACCTCCACAGAGTCGTGGTGCGGGACACCGCGGTCGACGCCCTCTGCCATGGGGCCTCCCTCGCGGGGGTGGGCGTAGTCTCAAAGACGAAGTACAAAAAAGGCGAGACGGTCGCGGTCCTCACCGAGAAGAGCGAACTGATCGCCCTGGGCGAGGCGCTTACCAACGCCGACGCCTACGAACCAGGGCAGACCGGTCTGGTCGTCGCACCCAGGACCGTGATGATGCCCCCCGGCACCTACCCCTCTCACTGGACCAGCAGGCCGCAGCAGAAAAAGGGATAGCATTAAAACACCCTGACACAAATAGATTAAGGCACGTGCTGAGGTAGTCTAGTGGTAGGGCGCGGGCCTGGAAAGCCCGTGGGGCGTTGAGCCCCTCGGGAGTTCAAATCTCCCCCTCAGCGTCTTCAAATTAAACTCGATTCTTTTCCTGTTCTGATCCATCCGGTGTTCAATCTTGATCATTTCATTCCCTGATCCGGCATCACCTTCATCATGGCGGCCGCTCAAGGCGGGATATGGATATCCCTGCTGAAGGTTTTGCAGAGGTGCCCGGCGGAAGGATAAAGTTTCATGTTGCCGGGGCAGAACAGAGCGGCACTCCGCTCCTCGTGCTCCACGGTGGTCCCGGTTGCACATGGGACTACCTCGAACCCCTTGCCGTTCTTGGGGGGAGGCCGGTGATCTTCTACGACCAGCTCGGCTGCGGAGACTCGGACCGTCCGGCCGATCCCTCTCTCTGGACATTGGAACGCGCGGTGGACGAACTCGCGGCGGTGCGGGAGGTGCTCGGCCTCGACCGCGTCCACATCCTCGGCCAGTCCTGGGGGACGATGCGCGCCGTCGAATACATGCTTACGCACCGCCCCGCGGGGGTGGAAAGCCTTGTCCTCTCCGCACCCTGCCTCTCGGCATCACGCTGGGCTGCAGACGGAAGGAGATATCTTCAGGCCCTCCCCGAACCCCACAGGCAGGCGATCCTCCGCGCCGAAGAGGCGGGCGTCTACGATGATCCCACCTACCAGGAGGCGATGACGGCCTATTATCGCCGCCATGTCTGCCGCCTCGACCCCTGGCCGGAGTGCCTGATGAGGACATTTGAAAGACTGAACACCGACATCTACCTGCAGATGTGGGGTCCGAGCGAGTTCACCATCACCGGAAGCCTCAGGAACTTCGAGCGTGCCGGCAGACTCCACGAGATCACGGCGCCCACGCTCTTCACCTGCGGGGAGTTCGACGAGGCGACCCCGGCGACGACGGCATACTACCACCACATGATGCAAGGGTCCGAGATCGCCGTCTTC contains:
- a CDS encoding RNA-guided pseudouridylation complex pseudouridine synthase subunit Cbf5, producing MPERHRVAGVPTAGLVVVDKPQGPSSHQVSAWVGEMLGVSIGHAGTLDPMVSGVLVIMIGPAVRLAPVLLKERKEYVCAMRLHGDVPAEMVEEIAKEFTGRIYQRPPRRSAVKRSLRIRKIYDLEILDIDGRLVLFRVVCDAGTYIRSLCHHLGQALGTGAHMQELRRTRSGVFTEGEAHSLHDLRDAVEAAEEGDSSALEALILPPSAGIGDLHRVVVRDTAVDALCHGASLAGVGVVSKTKYKKGETVAVLTEKSELIALGEALTNADAYEPGQTGLVVAPRTVMMPPGTYPSHWTSRPQQKKG
- a CDS encoding proline iminopeptidase-family hydrolase; this encodes MDIPAEGFAEVPGGRIKFHVAGAEQSGTPLLVLHGGPGCTWDYLEPLAVLGGRPVIFYDQLGCGDSDRPADPSLWTLERAVDELAAVREVLGLDRVHILGQSWGTMRAVEYMLTHRPAGVESLVLSAPCLSASRWAADGRRYLQALPEPHRQAILRAEEAGVYDDPTYQEAMTAYYRRHVCRLDPWPECLMRTFERLNTDIYLQMWGPSEFTITGSLRNFERAGRLHEITAPTLFTCGEFDEATPATTAYYHHMMQGSEIAVFKGAAHEHHLENTGEYLAIVRAFLSRAEGGEHSRRC